The window agtattagtattattattataatagtattaTTCCCATTTCGCCATGTTGTGTGTTCTGGCAACTTTCTATTgattggaaccagcattaaccttttcctcaatATGATCTACACCAGCGCTTCTGTTGAATCAGACTACACGGCCCAACCTTCAATCCGCATTTGCATtaccggttttccttccttccttaaaCTACTTTTGCTACGTCCTGGCCCCTGCAGaccagttttggagttgctctgacccagttgtctagtcatcacaatttggcccttctcacagtagctacattaTCAATATCTTGTTGGCTGGAAtgagtgggatatattaggctgCAAGTGAACTcttgttggaagcagaaaaaaatgggcaagaataaggatttgagtgactttgacaagggctaGATTGTGATAGCTGGGGGACTGGGTCCGAGCAAGTCCAAAACTGCAGGTcatgtgggatgttcctggtctgcagtggtcaggagataccaaaagtgatccaagtaAGAAAAAAACCTTTGAACTGGCCACAGGGTCATGGGTtcccaaggctcactgatgcacatggggagtgaaggctggcccgtgtagtctgatccaatagaagagtgGATcagtatatatagtgtatatatttatattaaagcatACTAATGGCTAAAAAAGCTCAGGGTTTTGCCTTCATTTGAACTACTGTAATTGACTTCATTTTATAAACATTGCTAAATTATATTAGGGTTATTATTTTAGTAATGCTCTGTGCTGtcaataatgaaataatgaacTCATTTGGGATGATAATGAACAACATCCAGAAGCAGACAAACTTAGCACTCTCACCTCAATAATGCAAACCTTATTAACCCTCAGACATCTCAGACAAAATACTTGAACACCAAAGTAACAGCTCGTAATTACTGCTGCAGATTCTCTGATGGCTCAGTTGTCTAAAGATTGTGTTTGCATTTATCAAGTCGGAAGCTGCCCTGCCATACTTTTTATTGCTCCCTTTTGTGAGATACACCTATTAAGTAATTAGGCCAACACGATATTTTCTACATGGAATAAAATACTGCATTAGTGCTGAGACGATTGTAATCAAGTCTCCCTGGTTTTCGCAGAATCATCTAAACCACTACTGGAAGAAAATACACTGCTTAGTTGGCATAATGGACTATAAGGTGCTTGTTACATTTGACACTTAAAGTCTTTGGGTACCATGGATCAGTCCTTATTATATTAACAGACAACAAGGTGCATAAAATAACTCATTGGTTTTGATAGGGATAGGCCTGTAGCTTGTAGCACTAAATAAATACTGTGGAATCTAATAATGATATTTGTAAAGTAGGCATGATGAACAGGCAGTGGAGAAGAGGATTGTTTTCAGTGATTAAACATCCATCTAATCACTTAGGGGGACATATTACTGCTGTTGCTATATGGTGTTATACTTGGGCGTGTTACtgacaaacctttttttaatcctttatcctgtatacaggtttatgtaaggcctggagcctatcccaggagactcagggcatgagttggagtacaccctggactgccaatccattgcagggtacacacacacatacacacacactacgggcaatttgggaaggccaattaacctaatctgcatgtctttgaactgtgggaggaaaccggagtacccaaaggaaacccaccaaccatgggaaaaacatgcaaacaaacccaaagtgggaatcgaacctggaccatagaggtgcaaggtgtcagtgctaaccactacgccgcTAACATTTGTACACATCAAATTTTTGCTTGATCAAACACTCTCGCATAAACTCTAATTACTTGTTTCTTTTCTCAGTCAAACTATTTCTCACGAACACGCTTACACTGTTTTACCTATTATTTCTATTGTTATATATGTATTCACCCATTTATCTTATATACCGCTTATCCTATATAGGGTCATAGGgatcctggagcctattccaggagactttgggcacaagacagggtgccaatccattgcagagcacacacatacactaggGCAATTTTGAAACGGCAATTAACCTAAATGCAAACTCCCCACACACAGACcggaggcaggaatcgaacccctgaccctggagaTGTGAGTCCAAAatactaaccactatgccacctattattatgattttttattattaatcattgcAGCAACTACTTTTTCTATTCTGACATCTTACTAAAATGCTTGGGTTAGCCATACCTGCACATTTTCCCGCAAATCTGTTGCCTCCCGAAGTGGCTGTGTGGAAGCCCTGAAAAGTTCATCTATTACTTTGATCCCTGTTGTCTTGGTTGAAGTGTACTCCCTTGCTTTGCGACCCTTCCTCACAGAAAGACCTCGCTTGTGAACTTTGCCCCCACCACGCCTGTTTGTAATGGCCACATGAACAAATAACGTAGTATTGGGCAAAAACTCTCCTGTAAGTGACTGCAGGGGTACGTGACGATATCCCGGTTGCAGGCACTCAAATGGTATGGTGTACTGGCCAATGAACTCGTCGCCAATGTAGTCATCATCGAGAACCACAAAACGCAAAACCGCTAGTTCAGGAAGATTTATCTGGAACTCAAAGCTCTCATCAAAAATAGGATTGTCACCGCTCTGTGACACAGTCTTTGTGCGCTGCTCCGCACAATCTGCAGGGATCCCGTGGATCTCTACATAGATGTACGGCTCTACCACATCACCTTTTGCTGCTGAGCCTCGAGGTTTTGGCAGGTTTTGGCCACTGATCACCTTGATATGGAGGAACTGGGAGGATACACCAGGCAAAGAATCACGAGCATTGGCACTGAAATACGAGACCTCCTCACGCATTATGGCAGGACGCAGCACGTAACCACAGTTGCCATTTTGCCTAAACCAGCCCAAATTTAGGTCCATCATTAGGCCTGGTGTTTGGTAATTCATAGCCACAATCTGACAACCACATTTCCAAAAGTCCTGTGGGTTCATATTGCTGGCATCGATGCGCATGGGAGTCGGGTATACCCGAGACAGAAATCGCTTATTATAACTGACAAAGTCCTCAGGGTACTCATTAGCGAAGCGATTAGCATCCACCTCGTTGAAGGAACAAATCTCCCAGTACTTCTGTTCCCTCTTTGAGGATTCAAAATCTTTAAACTGGATAGATTTGCAAAGGGTGACAATATCTGATAAATCTTTACAGAGCTGTAGCCTCTTGCAACCAAAACCGTTGAGATGGTCCTTCTCCTCGGCTCCTACCAAGCGCCGTGACATCTCAAGCCCCTCTTCCTCATCAGTCACATCCCCTTCAGAATCCTGTATGTCAGGTGGCAGGCATTTCCCTTTCAGAAGTATCTTGCCCTTTAGTTTTTCCGGGGAGGGCAGATAGTTTTCCTCAGGACTGGGAGGCTCTGTGTAAAGTTTGTCCCCCAGGATCTTCTTCATGTGCTGGGCCATGACCCTCTGCTGTGGGACACTGCAGTGTGTCACTAGGCACAGAATAAGAGGATACTCTGAGCTCTCAAAGGCATACTGGTTAATGACATCCAGGACTTTTGAGAAGGCCAACTGAGAGGCAACGGAGCTGCCTACGTAGACTATGGGCTCACAGTCAGGACCATCCCACACCACCACCTCTATGCTGCGGCAGCCCATACGCAGGGCACGGACATAGCTGCTGATGTCTGAGGAGCCCCAGTAATGGTCCTCCAGCAAAGAGGCATTGTGTGAGGAGTTGATGTAGTAGTGCGACAGTGGTTGCGTCATGTCCTGACAAACACTTTTGTGCTGTGGGTCAAAAATGTGGCACTCAGAAGACAAGAGGTAATGTGTAAAACCATCAATAGATAGGTAGCCGTGATCACGACCTTCAGCTGATGGCTCATATTTTCTTACAATTTCGCGGCACATTTCTTCTGTCACTCCTTCTACACCTTGCTCAACTTCCACAAACAACATTAAGTCCTTTGAATCCAAGTATTCCTTGTTGCTCGAGAACTGCACAAGCAGGAAAAATATCTCAGGTCTTGTGCACAATTCACAATAGGCTTCTACGAACAAGTCTATGTCAATGGCCTCGCTGTAGCGCTCTTTGGCTTTCTGAAGTTCTTTAAACTTCAGCTCAATCCGAGATTCCCTCATGCCTGGATTTAGCCCCTTAATTATCTGCGTGGCACGAAACAGGTCAATATGTCCTTGCCTTTCGACATCGGCCAACTCGAACACAGAGCCGATCCAGGATGTTCTTACGCTCGGCTGAGAGGCTTCGACCACTCCAACCATGTGCCGTCCGTAAGAGACCAGGTATCTTAGTCCCATCACCCAGGTGCTGACCACGTCTGCTGTGCCTGCCACCAAATCCAAAGACTCATAGTTGTCTCCATAAATGATCGAGAAAGCGCACTCATCTGGAAACTGATCTGAGAGACCATTGCTGCGTAGGACAGGGGTCTTCTTCCCTAACCGCACCTCTTTGATGCTTTT of the Clarias gariepinus isolate MV-2021 ecotype Netherlands chromosome 16, CGAR_prim_01v2, whole genome shotgun sequence genome contains:
- the plcl5 gene encoding inactive phospholipase C-like protein 2, with amino-acid sequence MAEPEAADAPRPARDFPCASARESDAAAESARAFLNPAAASAAAAAGPGARAAEAAQSNGGQRSRDSSAERSQGAGSAPCGIMKNNSKQRQVRKKTVSFSSMPSDRKMNSTAACMAFMLEGCEMKKVRSNSRMYNRYFLLDPDLRWLRWEPSKKDSEKAKLEIKSIKEVRLGKKTPVLRSNGLSDQFPDECAFSIIYGDNYESLDLVAGTADVVSTWVMGLRYLVSYGRHMVGVVEASQPSVRTSWIGSVFELADVERQGHIDLFRATQIIKGLNPGMRESRIELKFKELQKAKERYSEAIDIDLFVEAYCELCTRPEIFFLLVQFSSNKEYLDSKDLMLFVEVEQGVEGVTEEMCREIVRKYEPSAEGRDHGYLSIDGFTHYLLSSECHIFDPQHKSVCQDMTQPLSHYYINSSHNASLLEDHYWGSSDISSYVRALRMGCRSIEVVVWDGPDCEPIVYVGSSVASQLAFSKVLDVINQYAFESSEYPLILCLVTHCSVPQQRVMAQHMKKILGDKLYTEPPSPEENYLPSPEKLKGKILLKGKCLPPDIQDSEGDVTDEEEGLEMSRRLVGAEEKDHLNGFGCKRLQLCKDLSDIVTLCKSIQFKDFESSKREQKYWEICSFNEVDANRFANEYPEDFVSYNKRFLSRVYPTPMRIDASNMNPQDFWKCGCQIVAMNYQTPGLMMDLNLGWFRQNGNCGYVLRPAIMREEVSYFSANARDSLPGVSSQFLHIKVISGQNLPKPRGSAAKGDVVEPYIYVEIHGIPADCAEQRTKTVSQSGDNPIFDESFEFQINLPELAVLRFVVLDDDYIGDEFIGQYTIPFECLQPGYRHVPLQSLTGEFLPNTTLFVHVAITNRRGGGKVHKRGLSVRKGRKAREYTSTKTTGIKVIDELFRASTQPLREATDLRENVQNAMVSFKELCGLTPAANMKQCILTVSSWLLNSERSLRVTVDLSESYPTMEAQGAVPELLRKVLMAYDTMIQTSRTLIESADSVYSKLTQSQRAGLDFHEDLHRIGAKEGLKGRKLQKAMESYAWNITVLKGQADLLKHAKSEAMDTLRQINYAAHSCGLAKNGASTSPASPLLPPYPRSLGALHTIPETDYPATDTNTLH